The Acidobacteriota bacterium genome includes a window with the following:
- a CDS encoding nucleotidyltransferase, with product MADDLHSVRLIGAVADLVAWLKDLAVPGAVIGGLAANLLGRPRITNDVDAVVLLGDLHIDAFLTAGNRFNFAPRISDAAAFATRNRVLLLVHNPSHTDVDISLGVLPFERESVDRASIVTVAGISFPLISPEDLIIMKALPRRPRDVADIEAVLDAHPELDLDRVRYWVSQFASILEAPEILDDLERILNWKQRQSFRK from the coding sequence GTGGCAGATGACCTTCATTCCGTCCGCCTAATCGGGGCAGTCGCCGACCTTGTGGCCTGGCTGAAAGATCTGGCGGTTCCCGGGGCCGTGATCGGAGGGCTTGCGGCCAACCTTTTGGGCCGGCCGAGAATAACCAACGACGTTGATGCAGTAGTCCTCCTGGGAGACTTGCACATCGACGCATTCCTTACAGCCGGCAACCGCTTTAACTTTGCGCCCCGCATCAGTGATGCAGCAGCATTCGCTACGAGGAATCGAGTCTTGCTTCTGGTGCACAACCCAAGTCACACTGACGTGGATATCTCGCTGGGCGTTCTCCCGTTTGAACGAGAGAGTGTCGATCGGGCATCGATCGTAACGGTGGCTGGCATTTCTTTCCCGCTGATCTCGCCTGAAGACCTAATCATCATGAAAGCTCTTCCGCGCCGGCCGCGCGACGTGGCCGACATAGAAGCGGTTCTGGACGCGCACCCAGAACTGGATCTCGATCGAGTTCGCTACTGGGTCAGCCAGTTCGCTTCGATCCTTGAAGCGCCGGAGATTCTTGATGATCTGGAAAGGATACTGAACTGGAAGCAGCGTCAGTCATTCAGAAAGTGA
- a CDS encoding YgiT-type zinc finger protein has protein sequence MQRDKCEYCEGLVEEAVRRVPFRYKKETIYVDNVPVRVCRRCGEVYYEAVYKKLEKIAENRKQIKSKVTFPLGDYRMADAQ, from the coding sequence ATGCAGCGCGATAAATGCGAGTATTGCGAGGGATTGGTAGAGGAGGCGGTGCGGCGCGTTCCGTTTCGTTACAAGAAAGAAACCATCTACGTCGATAATGTTCCCGTGCGGGTTTGCCGGAGATGCGGAGAAGTCTATTATGAGGCAGTCTACAAGAAACTCGAGAAGATCGCCGAAAACCGCAAGCAGATCAAATCTAAGGTCACGTTCCCGTTGGGGGATTATCGAATGGCCGACGCTCAGTGA